In a single window of the Manis javanica isolate MJ-LG chromosome 16, MJ_LKY, whole genome shotgun sequence genome:
- the PTCRA gene encoding LOW QUALITY PROTEIN: pre T-cell antigen receptor alpha (The sequence of the model RefSeq protein was modified relative to this genomic sequence to represent the inferred CDS: inserted 1 base in 1 codon), which translates to TASKDPHALHLDSASGGTSQGSEDLISFPSSPEVTALLRLAQQGMSGTPFPSLAPPITLLVDGKQQTLVVCLVLDVAPPGLESTIWFSAGNGSALDAFTYGPSPAADGTWTSLAQLSLPSEELAAWETLVCHTGPGVGDHSRSTQPLQLSGEASAARTCLWEPLRGTAGQALLLGVLRLLLFKLLLLDLLLTCGRLRAPPAAXGDPARPPGPRDPGLAAPRTAPRPDRPLRPQPPPRGEPSAPSRWVGLGDGGTTGPRFALPVPPAPQPGGGRGVHSLRPGRDPWRSGWEGTLSTDQLWPWSSRPSRCTPASRLTAFVCDLAFFRQELPGRWETASCLPAQPEAFWGKRLCLSVTLGAP; encoded by the exons ACTGCATCAAAGGACCCTCACGCCCTCCACTTGGATTCAGCCAGTGGAGGCACCAGCCAGGGATCAGAAG ATcttatttccttcccttcctccccagagGTAACCGCTCTCCTGAGGCTGGCACAACAAG GTATGAGTGGCacacccttcccctctctggccCCACCAATCACCCTGCTGGTGGATGGGAAGCAGCAGACACTGGTGGTCTGCCTGGTCCTTGATGTTGCCCCTCCTGGCCTTGAAAGCACCATCTGGTTCTCAGCTGGAAACGGCAGTGCACTGGACGCCTTCACCTACGGCCCTTCCCCAGCAGCAGACGGCACCTGGACTAGCTTGGCCCAGCTCTCTCTGCCCTCTGAGGAACTGGCGGCCTGGGAAACCTTGGTCTGCCACACTGGGCCTGGAGTTGGGGACCACAGCCGGAGCACACAGCCCCTACAGCTTTCAG GAGAGGCTTCCGCAGCCAGGACCTGCCTCTGGGAGCCTCTCAGGG GAACAGCGGGCCAGGCGCTGCTGCTGGGGGTGCTGCGGCTGCTGCTcttcaagctgctgctgctggacCTGCTGCTGACCTGCGGCCGCCTCCGCGCCCCGCCCGCCG CGGGGGACCCGGCCAGGCCGCCTGGCCCGCGGGACCCCGGGCTCGCCGCGCCGCGCACTGCCCCGCGGCCCGACCGCCCTCTCCGCCCGCAGCCTCCGCCGCGGGGCGAGCCCTCAGCCCCCAGCAGGTGGGTTGGCCTCGGTGATGGGGGGACCACAGGCCCAAGGTTCGCCCTGCCCGTCCCGCCAGCGCCGCAGCCTGGAGGCGGCCGCGGGGTTCACAGCCTCCGTCCGGGGCGGGATCCCTGGCGCTCAGGCTGGGAGGGGACGCTCTCTACCGACCAACTTTGGCCCTGGAGCTCCCGACCCTCCCGCTGCACTCCTGCCTCACGCCTTACggcctttgtatgtgaccttgcCTTCTTCAGACAGGAGCTTCCTGGGCGCTGGGAGACAGCTTCCTGTCTCCCTGCTCAGCCTGAGGCTTTCTGGGGGAAAAGGCTGTGTCTCTCCGTCACACTGGGAGCTCCTTGA
- the PEX39 gene encoding peroxisomal biogenesis factor 39, whose product MEPTRRQSLSARDPTVAEPAPASVTLAQLLELVQQGQDLPGLERRHFAATHGEPTASRLPRRPKPWENVSSAEVPAPPLTLGAAQRNHLARRS is encoded by the coding sequence ATGGAGCCGACCCGCCGCCAGAGCTTGTCCGCCCGAGATCCCACAGTCGCAGAACCGGCCCCGGCCTCGGTGACCTTGGCGCAGCTCCTAGAGCTGGTCCAGCAGGGCCAGGATCTCCCGGGCTTGGAGAGGCGCCACTTCGCAGCGACACATGGCGAACCCACCGCGTCCCGTCTGCCACGGAGGCCCAAGCCCTGGGAGAATGTGAGCTCGGCCGAGGTCCCTGCGCCCCCGCTGACCCTCGGGGCCGCACAGAGGAACCACCTGGCTCGTCGGAGTTAG
- the RPL7L1 gene encoding ribosomal protein uL30-like isoform X3, with the protein MRSCRSPGKMAEPEQRKKIPLVPENLLKKRKAYQALKATQAKRALLEKKEQKKGKEVKFKRLEWFLHDSWRQLRDRVRLRRLHVKPHGLEVPDKHSLAFAVRIQRIDGVSSTVRRTIARLRLKKIFSGVFVKVTPQTIKMLRIVEPYVTWGFPNLKSVRELILKRGQAKIKNKIIPLTDNTMIEEHLGKFDVICLEDLIHEIAFPGKNFQVISEFLSPFQLSVARHATKNRVGFLKEVGSPGYRGESINQLIRQLN; encoded by the exons ATGCGCAGTTGCCGCAGCCCTGGAAAGATGGCGGAGCCGGA GCAAAGAAAAAAGATCCCTTTGGTTCCAGAAAATCTCCTGAAAAAGAGAAAGGCTTATCAGGCCCTCAAAGCCACTCAAGCAAAGCGGGCACTTTTGGAAAAGAAGGAG cagaagaaaggaaaagaggtcAAGTTTAAGCGACTGGAATGGTTCCTGCATGATTCCTGGCGGCAACTACGTGACAGGGTGCGCCTCAGACGACTACATGTGAAACCTCATGGCTTGGAAGTGCCAGATAAACATTCCTTGGCCTTTGCTGTACGCATCCAAAG GATTGATGGGGTGAGTTCAACAGTGCGGAGAACCATTGCAAGGCTTCGCCTAAAGAAAATTTTCAGCGGTGTCTTCGTCAAAGTGACCCCTCAAACGATAAAAATGCTCCGTATAGTGGAACCATATGTGACCTGGGG ATTTCCAAATCTGAAGTCTGTCCGGGAACTCATCTTGAAACGTGGACAAGCCAAGATCAAGAATAAAATCATCCCTTTAACAGACAACACAATGATTGAGGAGCACCTTG GGAAATTTGATGTCATTTGCTTGGAAGACCTCATTCATGAAATTGCCTTTCCGGGGAAGAATTTCCAGGTCATCTCAGAGTTCTTGAGTCCTTTCCAACTCTCAGTAGCCCGTCATGCTACTAAGAATAGAGTGGGTTTCCTCAAGGAGGTGGGCTCGCCTGGCTATCGAGGTGAAAGCATCAATCAGCTCATCCGGCAGCTGAACTAA
- the RPL7L1 gene encoding ribosomal protein uL30-like isoform X4, whose product MRSCRSPGKMAEPEQRKKIPLVPENLLKKRKAYQALKATQAKRALLEKKEKKGKEVKFKRLEWFLHDSWRQLRDRVRLRRLHVKPHGLEVPDKHSLAFAVRIQRIDGVSSTVRRTIARLRLKKIFSGVFVKVTPQTIKMLRIVEPYVTWGFPNLKSVRELILKRGQAKIKNKIIPLTDNTMIEEHLGKFDVICLEDLIHEIAFPGKNFQVISEFLSPFQLSVARHATKNRVGFLKEVGSPGYRGESINQLIRQLN is encoded by the exons ATGCGCAGTTGCCGCAGCCCTGGAAAGATGGCGGAGCCGGA GCAAAGAAAAAAGATCCCTTTGGTTCCAGAAAATCTCCTGAAAAAGAGAAAGGCTTATCAGGCCCTCAAAGCCACTCAAGCAAAGCGGGCACTTTTGGAAAAGAAGGAG aagaaaggaaaagaggtcAAGTTTAAGCGACTGGAATGGTTCCTGCATGATTCCTGGCGGCAACTACGTGACAGGGTGCGCCTCAGACGACTACATGTGAAACCTCATGGCTTGGAAGTGCCAGATAAACATTCCTTGGCCTTTGCTGTACGCATCCAAAG GATTGATGGGGTGAGTTCAACAGTGCGGAGAACCATTGCAAGGCTTCGCCTAAAGAAAATTTTCAGCGGTGTCTTCGTCAAAGTGACCCCTCAAACGATAAAAATGCTCCGTATAGTGGAACCATATGTGACCTGGGG ATTTCCAAATCTGAAGTCTGTCCGGGAACTCATCTTGAAACGTGGACAAGCCAAGATCAAGAATAAAATCATCCCTTTAACAGACAACACAATGATTGAGGAGCACCTTG GGAAATTTGATGTCATTTGCTTGGAAGACCTCATTCATGAAATTGCCTTTCCGGGGAAGAATTTCCAGGTCATCTCAGAGTTCTTGAGTCCTTTCCAACTCTCAGTAGCCCGTCATGCTACTAAGAATAGAGTGGGTTTCCTCAAGGAGGTGGGCTCGCCTGGCTATCGAGGTGAAAGCATCAATCAGCTCATCCGGCAGCTGAACTAA
- the RPL7L1 gene encoding ribosomal protein uL30-like isoform X2 codes for MCVCESLQWGVEHPVPSAVFIAIFVNREEQKQDFRLRRVGEEQRKKIPLVPENLLKKRKAYQALKATQAKRALLEKKEKKGKEVKFKRLEWFLHDSWRQLRDRVRLRRLHVKPHGLEVPDKHSLAFAVRIQRIDGVSSTVRRTIARLRLKKIFSGVFVKVTPQTIKMLRIVEPYVTWGFPNLKSVRELILKRGQAKIKNKIIPLTDNTMIEEHLGKFDVICLEDLIHEIAFPGKNFQVISEFLSPFQLSVARHATKNRVGFLKEVGSPGYRGESINQLIRQLN; via the exons ATGTGTGTTTGTGAATCTCTGCAGTGGGGTGTTGAACATCCGGTGCCATCCGCGGTGTTTATTGCGATATTTGTGAACCGAGAAGAGCAGAAACAAGACTTCAGATTACGGAGGGTTGGTGAGGA GCAAAGAAAAAAGATCCCTTTGGTTCCAGAAAATCTCCTGAAAAAGAGAAAGGCTTATCAGGCCCTCAAAGCCACTCAAGCAAAGCGGGCACTTTTGGAAAAGAAGGAG aagaaaggaaaagaggtcAAGTTTAAGCGACTGGAATGGTTCCTGCATGATTCCTGGCGGCAACTACGTGACAGGGTGCGCCTCAGACGACTACATGTGAAACCTCATGGCTTGGAAGTGCCAGATAAACATTCCTTGGCCTTTGCTGTACGCATCCAAAG GATTGATGGGGTGAGTTCAACAGTGCGGAGAACCATTGCAAGGCTTCGCCTAAAGAAAATTTTCAGCGGTGTCTTCGTCAAAGTGACCCCTCAAACGATAAAAATGCTCCGTATAGTGGAACCATATGTGACCTGGGG ATTTCCAAATCTGAAGTCTGTCCGGGAACTCATCTTGAAACGTGGACAAGCCAAGATCAAGAATAAAATCATCCCTTTAACAGACAACACAATGATTGAGGAGCACCTTG GGAAATTTGATGTCATTTGCTTGGAAGACCTCATTCATGAAATTGCCTTTCCGGGGAAGAATTTCCAGGTCATCTCAGAGTTCTTGAGTCCTTTCCAACTCTCAGTAGCCCGTCATGCTACTAAGAATAGAGTGGGTTTCCTCAAGGAGGTGGGCTCGCCTGGCTATCGAGGTGAAAGCATCAATCAGCTCATCCGGCAGCTGAACTAA
- the RPL7L1 gene encoding ribosomal protein uL30-like isoform X1 — translation MCVCESLQWGVEHPVPSAVFIAIFVNREEQKQDFRLRRVGEEQRKKIPLVPENLLKKRKAYQALKATQAKRALLEKKEQKKGKEVKFKRLEWFLHDSWRQLRDRVRLRRLHVKPHGLEVPDKHSLAFAVRIQRIDGVSSTVRRTIARLRLKKIFSGVFVKVTPQTIKMLRIVEPYVTWGFPNLKSVRELILKRGQAKIKNKIIPLTDNTMIEEHLGKFDVICLEDLIHEIAFPGKNFQVISEFLSPFQLSVARHATKNRVGFLKEVGSPGYRGESINQLIRQLN, via the exons ATGTGTGTTTGTGAATCTCTGCAGTGGGGTGTTGAACATCCGGTGCCATCCGCGGTGTTTATTGCGATATTTGTGAACCGAGAAGAGCAGAAACAAGACTTCAGATTACGGAGGGTTGGTGAGGA GCAAAGAAAAAAGATCCCTTTGGTTCCAGAAAATCTCCTGAAAAAGAGAAAGGCTTATCAGGCCCTCAAAGCCACTCAAGCAAAGCGGGCACTTTTGGAAAAGAAGGAG cagaagaaaggaaaagaggtcAAGTTTAAGCGACTGGAATGGTTCCTGCATGATTCCTGGCGGCAACTACGTGACAGGGTGCGCCTCAGACGACTACATGTGAAACCTCATGGCTTGGAAGTGCCAGATAAACATTCCTTGGCCTTTGCTGTACGCATCCAAAG GATTGATGGGGTGAGTTCAACAGTGCGGAGAACCATTGCAAGGCTTCGCCTAAAGAAAATTTTCAGCGGTGTCTTCGTCAAAGTGACCCCTCAAACGATAAAAATGCTCCGTATAGTGGAACCATATGTGACCTGGGG ATTTCCAAATCTGAAGTCTGTCCGGGAACTCATCTTGAAACGTGGACAAGCCAAGATCAAGAATAAAATCATCCCTTTAACAGACAACACAATGATTGAGGAGCACCTTG GGAAATTTGATGTCATTTGCTTGGAAGACCTCATTCATGAAATTGCCTTTCCGGGGAAGAATTTCCAGGTCATCTCAGAGTTCTTGAGTCCTTTCCAACTCTCAGTAGCCCGTCATGCTACTAAGAATAGAGTGGGTTTCCTCAAGGAGGTGGGCTCGCCTGGCTATCGAGGTGAAAGCATCAATCAGCTCATCCGGCAGCTGAACTAA